In the Mytilus trossulus isolate FHL-02 chromosome 1, PNRI_Mtr1.1.1.hap1, whole genome shotgun sequence genome, one interval contains:
- the LOC134723081 gene encoding putative nuclease HARBI1, translating to MEQDLLLLHTSLQGQQALLDAQVALFCFRIKRKQRRPRTWWVRPWLTQERRLMFGHYDRLMQELRMEDQQSFFNFLRMPPEMFDEILNRVGPRIQRRDTRLRKALEPGLKLAVTIRHLSSGDKYPTLQYDFRVARNTISMFVPEVCQAIVDEYKVEAISCPTTQREWRDIAEEFQRKWNVPHACGALHGKHIAIRCPSNTGSLFHNYMGFFSVVLLALVDADYKFLWIDIGGCGSMSDAQIYNNSELKECLEEETIGFPDPDPMPNDDKNVPYFILGDDAFGLRTYLMKPYSQRGLTDEQLITNYRISRGRRVVENAFGILAQRWQLLLTTMMQQPNVVRNIVECCVCLHNVMRLRYPTQQNAQLDMENDQHDLIPGLWRATANMYEVNMVIGPNRDTVAAKKQREYLRLYFNSQAGSVPWQNRMISA from the coding sequence ATGGAACAAGATTTACTTCTACTTCATACATCATTACAAGGACAACAAGCTCTTCTTGATGCTCAAGTTGCGCTTTTCTGCTTCaggataaaaagaaaacaaaggaGACCCAGAACATGGTGGGTGCGTCCCTGGCTTACTCAGGAAAGAAGGCTTATGTTTGGCCACTATGATAGACTGATGCAGGAGTTGAGAATGGAGGATCAACAGTCGTTTTTCAACTTTCTGAGAATGCCGCCCGAGATGTTCGACGAAATATTGAATAGAGTAGGTCCCAGAATTCAAAGGAGAGATACCCGGCTTAGAAAAGCATTGGAACCAGGCCTGAAGCTCGCTGTCACTATACGACACTTATCTTCTGGGGATAAATATCCAACTCTACAATACGACTTTAGAGTTGCCCGAAATACAATTTCTATGTTTGTTCCCGAAGTCTGCCAAGCCATTGTAGACGAATATAAAGTCGAAGCAATTTCTTGTCCCACCACACAGCGCGAATGGCGTGATATTGCTGAAGAGTTCCAGCGAAAATGGAATGTTCCACATGCCTGTGGTGCTCTCCATGGCAAACATATAGCCATTAGATGTCCTTCAAATACAGGATCACTCTTTCATAATTACATGGGATTTTTCTCAGTGGTTCTCCTTGCATTAGTTGACGCGGATTACAAGTTTTTGTGGATTGACATTGGTGGTTGTGGATCAATGTCTGATGCTCAGATCTACAACAATTCTGAACTTAAAGAGTGCTTGGAAGAAGAAACGATTGGCTTTCCAGACCCGGATCCAATGCCGAACGATGACAAAAATGTGCCATATTTCATTCTTGGAGATGACGCTTTTGGTTTGAGAACATATCTGATGAAGCCTTATTCTCAACGAGGCTTAACAGATGAACAAttgataactaattacagaaTATCGAGAGGAAGACGTGTGGTTGAAAACGCATTTGGTATACTGGCCCAACGATGGCAATTATTACTTACCACCATGATGCAGCAGCCAAATGTAGTACGAAACATTGTCGAGTGTTGCGTTTGTCTGCACAATGTGATGAGACTACGATATCCAACACAACAGAACGCGCAACTTGACATGGAAAATGACCAGCATGACTTGATTCCGGGCTTATGGCGAGCGACCGCAAATATGTATGAAGTAAACATGGTAATTGGACCAAACAGAGACACCGTAGCTGCAAAGAAGCAAAGGGAATACCTTCGACTATATTTCAATAGTCAAGCTGGCTCAGTTCCTTGGCAAAACCGCATGATAAGTGCATAG